The stretch of DNA GCCAGTATTAATCGTGACCATTTCTTCATACGCTGTTTACGCGACATTAGATCTCACTCCTTATTCTGAATAGTTTAAAAAGCTTTCATCAAGTCAAACTCCCGGGTTTTTGGCGCCTACTACCAAGTTAGCAACAGAATTCGATACCAACAATGGGACTTACGCCTGTAAACCACATGAAACCGATTGCAAAGAAGACCAGAGAGTCACCGTCAAGCGAATTTTTCAAAGGGGGAAAACCGGGCGGGGCTTAACTTTAGGCCTGTTTAAACTCTTCTTTTACGAATTGGATAAGCATACTTATATTTCCTATATATTTGGTTTAAAATGGTAATTGGTAGTCGAGGAGCACTAAAGGACTAAACTTTTATTCGGTTTCATACCAATTCGTCAACCTTTTATTTATTTTAAATATATTAATAAATTACACTGTATCGCCGATAATTACCTTTATTAACAAATACATATATAAAATGTAAATTAGGTACGTCTGTAATAAGCATTTCAGTGTGGGGTGAAATATTACGCTCTTTACTCAATATAAAACACCCTCCCTTTAGGCATGGACCGATGCTTGCCTGCGGTATGATTCGTATGACTGTAAAGTGCTTCATCCAGAAACGCCCATCCGTTATCGCAATGTGCTGCTGAACGCACAAAGGGCAACCGAGTCTGTCCTTCGGCCGCCCTCATTATGTATGATCTATGCTTTGTACCTATAACATATGTTCCTATACCACTGCCGCGTTATCCGTAAACCACTGCCCCAGCTCGTGAACGGGCATCGGGCGTCCGTAATAGTAGCCCTGCATGACCCGGCAGCCGAGCGACTGCAGCAGTTCGATCTGCTCCGGCGTTTCCACGCCCTCCGCAACGACCTCCATATTAAGGTTGCTGGCGATGGCGATAATGTTGCTGATGATCGCTTTCTTGGAATGCATTTTGCTCTTCCTTATGAACACCTGGTCAATCTTGAGTGTATTGACCGGGATCTCATCCAGATTGCCCAGCGAAGAGAACCCTGTACCGAAGTCATCGAGCGATACTCTGACACCAAGCCTTCGCAGCTTGGATAATTGAGCCACCGTCTCTTCCATATTGTTCATCGCAATCGACTCCGTAATTTCAAGCTCCAGATATTGCGGGTCCAGCCCGGAACGCGACAGGGCATCTACCACAACCTCATACAGATCCTCCGTCTCGAACATCCGCGCGGACATATTGATGGATACGGCGACCGAAGCGACTCCTTCCTTATGCCAGAGCAAATTCTGGCTGCATACCTCATGCAGCATCCAGTAGGTAATGGGTACAATCAGTCCCGTCTCCTCGGCGATCGGTATGAACTCGGCCGGAGAAATAATGCCATGTTCGGGATGCCGCCAGCGGAGCAGCGCCTCCAGCCCAACCGTGACATTCATCAGCGAATCCCATTTCGGCTGGTACACAACCATGAATTCGGATTGCGCAAGCGCCTTGCGCAGGTCCTTCTCCAGCGACATCCGGCGCAGTTGGTGCCGGTTCATCTCGGAATCGAAAATGCTGAATTTATTCTTGCCGGAATCTTTGGAAGAGTACAGCGCTGTATCCGCTGCCTTCATCAAGGAAGACCGGTCGGTCCCATGGACCGGCGCCATGCTGATGCCGACACTGGCGGTGACATACAGATCATTGTCCTGGATTCGGAAAGACTTCTTGATCTCTTGCAGAATACGCTGCGCTTCCTCCGCAGCCTCATTCGGGGAAAAGCCGGGCTCAGCGATCAAAAATTCATCCCCGCCCAAACGGAATACCTTCCCTCTTGAGCTCACGCTTTGAAGAAGCCTCGAAGCCACTTCCTGCAGCAGCATGTCGCCAATATCGTGGCCGAGTGTGTCGTTAATCGATTTGAACCGATCCAGGTCGATGAAGAACACAGCGCCGGAGCGCCCGTGAAGAAACCGGTCTTTGAAGTAGCGTTCCAGTCCGTGGCGGTTCGGTAATCCCGTTAATGGATCGTGGTAGGCCATTCGCTCAAGTACATGCCGGTCCAGGAAGACGGCTCCTCCGGTTATTCCGAACATGAACAGGGTGAGGAGAGACACACTCATCAGCAGAATAACATCACTCTGCATAAGGGAGGGACCCGGAACAAGCCAACTGCCGTGAGTACCACCGCTCGCTCCCATACTGGTATAATGAACGCTGCTTATTGCAGCACCAAGCAGCAGCGCAGAATACAGCTTCCACCAGTTAAATCCCGGCGAATCCTTGAATCTGCCGATCAGCATAATGCCCATGCACGAGGCGATGATCGCAATCATAACAGAGATGCTCTGGCCCGGCAGATTATAACCAATTTGCGCGTCCGGCTTCATCCAAGACCTTCCCGCGTAGTGTAAGGCGGAAATTCCCGCTCCCAGCAGCAGTCCGCCTGCCGCGCAGCGCAGGAACGTCGTCCGCTTCCCCATCGAAATGGACAGCCCGAAGTAGCAGAAGGCGGTGCCGATAAACATCGACAGGATCGCCATACCTGCATTGTAATGTCCGCCAATCGGTAATCCGCTGGCCAAAATCCCGACATAATGCATAGCCCAAATACCGATTCCAAGCACGCAGGCTCCCGACAGAAGCCATAAACGGCGTGTCCTGGGCGATGAAGATGGAACTTGACAGATGAGATTTAAAGCGGAATAGGACGCCAATACCGAAAGTGCGAATGAAAGCAACATAATCCATATATTATAGTGGATTCCCATATGATCCATAAGTTAACCTCTTCACCGGTTTAATAATATTCTGATTTTGCTATGCCGCGAAACGAGCAGCGATTAATTTCGGATAGTAGGTATATGGAAAAGACCGCCAATTAATACAATGAAAAGTTCGCGAAGAAGCTACTCTAGTTGTATTCTACTCTGTATTCAGTGGACTGTCTAAGTAAATACTGGAACTTGCCCCGTTATCTCGGAAGAAGCAGCGCGGCACCTAGAACGGCGATGCGTGCGGCATTCAGCAGAACGAAATTCCGCACGGATAGAATAAATGTCGCAGCCTTCTCCTGTCTTGCCGTAAACTTCGCGAGGTTGCGGCGCAGGGGAATCCATGTCAGCAGAGGAAGCAGAACCAGAAGAGGGTGTATGCCCATAAGCAGCAGAACGGCCAAGTCCGCATAAGACACATAATAGAGCAGTCTGAACAGAGTGAGCGCATGCTCTTTGCCGATGTAGACCGGCAGCGTATAGCGGCGGTTC from Paenibacillus sophorae encodes:
- a CDS encoding EAL domain-containing protein; the encoded protein is MLGIGIWAMHYVGILASGLPIGGHYNAGMAILSMFIGTAFCYFGLSISMGKRTTFLRCAAGGLLLGAGISALHYAGRSWMKPDAQIGYNLPGQSISVMIAIIASCMGIMLIGRFKDSPGFNWWKLYSALLLGAAISSVHYTSMGASGGTHGSWLVPGPSLMQSDVILLMSVSLLTLFMFGITGGAVFLDRHVLERMAYHDPLTGLPNRHGLERYFKDRFLHGRSGAVFFIDLDRFKSINDTLGHDIGDMLLQEVASRLLQSVSSRGKVFRLGGDEFLIAEPGFSPNEAAEEAQRILQEIKKSFRIQDNDLYVTASVGISMAPVHGTDRSSLMKAADTALYSSKDSGKNKFSIFDSEMNRHQLRRMSLEKDLRKALAQSEFMVVYQPKWDSLMNVTVGLEALLRWRHPEHGIISPAEFIPIAEETGLIVPITYWMLHEVCSQNLLWHKEGVASVAVSINMSARMFETEDLYEVVVDALSRSGLDPQYLELEITESIAMNNMEETVAQLSKLRRLGVRVSLDDFGTGFSSLGNLDEIPVNTLKIDQVFIRKSKMHSKKAIISNIIAIASNLNMEVVAEGVETPEQIELLQSLGCRVMQGYYYGRPMPVHELGQWFTDNAAVV